A stretch of Haemophilus influenzae DNA encodes these proteins:
- the nrdB gene encoding class Ia ribonucleoside-diphosphate reductase subunit beta, translating into MAYTTFSQNKNDQLKEPMFFGQNVNVARYDQQKYETFEKLIEKQLSFFWRPEEVDVSQDRIDYAALPEHEKHIFISNLKYQTLLDSIQGRSPNVALLPLVSIPELETWIETWTFSETIHSRSYTHIIRNIVNDPSIVFDDIVTNEEIIKRAQDISSYYDDLIRDSQLYGLYSEGTYTVDGKECVVTLRSLKKQLYLCLMSVNALEAIRFYVSFACSFAFAERRLMEGNAKIIKFIARDEALHLTGTQHILNIMAAGQDDLEMAEIAEECKQEAYDLFVAAAEQEKAWADYLFKDGSMIGLNRDILVQYVEYITNIRMQAVGLPLPFQTRSNPIPWINAWLVSDNVQVAPQEVEVSSYLVGQIDSKVDTNDFDDFSL; encoded by the coding sequence ATGGCATACACCACTTTCTCACAAAACAAAAACGATCAATTAAAAGAACCAATGTTCTTTGGTCAAAACGTTAATGTTGCGCGTTACGATCAACAAAAATACGAAACTTTTGAAAAGCTCATTGAAAAACAACTTTCTTTTTTCTGGCGTCCAGAAGAAGTAGATGTATCGCAAGACCGTATCGACTACGCAGCATTGCCTGAACACGAAAAACACATCTTCATCAGCAACTTAAAATATCAAACCTTATTGGATTCTATTCAAGGTCGTAGCCCGAACGTGGCATTATTGCCTTTAGTGTCGATTCCTGAATTAGAAACTTGGATTGAAACTTGGACATTCTCTGAAACCATCCACTCTCGCTCTTACACACATATTATTCGTAATATTGTGAACGATCCTTCTATCGTATTTGATGACATCGTAACTAACGAAGAAATCATCAAACGCGCACAAGATATTTCATCTTACTACGATGATTTAATCCGTGATAGCCAACTTTATGGCTTATACAGCGAAGGCACTTATACCGTAGATGGCAAAGAATGCGTCGTGACTTTACGTAGTTTAAAAAAACAACTTTACCTTTGCCTAATGAGCGTGAATGCACTTGAAGCAATTCGTTTCTACGTTTCTTTCGCTTGTTCATTTGCTTTTGCTGAACGTCGTTTAATGGAAGGGAATGCAAAAATTATTAAATTTATCGCACGTGATGAAGCATTGCACTTAACAGGTACACAGCATATTTTAAATATTATGGCTGCAGGTCAAGACGATCTTGAAATGGCAGAAATTGCGGAAGAATGTAAACAAGAAGCCTATGATTTATTTGTTGCAGCGGCAGAACAAGAAAAAGCTTGGGCTGATTATCTATTTAAAGACGGTTCTATGATCGGCCTCAACAGAGATATTTTAGTTCAATACGTAGAATATATTACTAATATCCGTATGCAAGCTGTTGGATTGCCACTACCATTCCAAACACGTTCAAATCCAATTCCTTGGATTAACGCTTGGTTAGTGTCAGATAACGTACAGGTTGCACCACAAGAAGTAGAAGTAAGCTCTTATCTTGTCGGTCAAATTGACTCAAAAGTTGATACGAATGATTTTGACGATTTTTCTCTCTAA
- the nrdA gene encoding class 1a ribonucleoside-diphosphate reductase subunit alpha — MNKSLMVTKRDGTQEQINLDKIHRVITWAAEGLDNVSVSQVELRSHIQFYEGIRTSDIHETIIKAAADLISKDSPDYQYLAARLAIFHLRKKAYGHFDPPRLYDHVKKLVRMEKYDQALLDDYTREEWDAMDGFIDHWRDMTFSYAAVKQLEGKYLVQNRVTGEIYESAQFLYLLVSASLFSKYPKETRLDYVKRFYDATSTFKISLPTPIMAGVRTPTRQFSSCVLIECDDSLDSINATASAIVKYVSQRAGIGINAGAIRALGSEIRGGEAFHTGCIPFYKYFQTAVKSCSQGGVRGGAATLYYPIWHLEAENLLVLKNNRGVEDNRVRHMDYGVQLNKLMYQRLIKGGEITLFSPSDVPGLYEAFFADQDKFEELYVKYEQDPTIRKRTVKAVEIFSLLMQERASTGRIYIQNVDHCNTHSPFDPQVAPVRQSNLCLEIALPTKPLQHINDENGEIALCTLSAFNLGKIENLDELEELADLAVRSLDALLDYQDYPVVAAKRSSLARRSLGIGVINYAYYLAKNGVRYSDGSANDLTHRTFEAIQYYLLKASMNLAKEQGACEYFNETTYAKGILPIDTYKKDLDALTQEPLHYDWESLRKDIQEFGLRNSTLTALMPSETSSQISNATNGIEPPRGHVSIKASKDGILKQVVPEYENLMDNYELLWDIPSNDGYLHLVGIMQKFVDQAISANTNYDPKRFEDGKVPMKVLLKDLLTAYKYGLKTLYYQNTRDGAEDVQEDLDDGCAGGACKI, encoded by the coding sequence ATGAATAAAAGTTTAATGGTTACAAAGCGTGACGGTACGCAAGAACAAATCAATCTTGATAAAATCCATCGTGTGATTACGTGGGCTGCTGAAGGACTAGACAATGTTTCTGTTTCTCAAGTAGAACTTCGTTCACATATTCAATTTTATGAAGGCATTCGCACTTCAGACATCCACGAAACCATTATTAAAGCAGCCGCAGATTTAATCAGCAAAGATTCGCCAGATTATCAATATTTAGCTGCTCGTTTAGCGATTTTCCATTTACGTAAAAAAGCCTATGGTCATTTCGATCCCCCTCGTTTATACGATCACGTCAAAAAACTAGTACGTATGGAAAAATATGATCAAGCGTTATTAGATGATTATACTCGTGAAGAATGGGACGCAATGGACGGCTTCATCGATCATTGGCGTGATATGACGTTTTCTTATGCTGCAGTGAAGCAATTGGAGGGTAAATATTTAGTACAAAACCGTGTGACTGGAGAAATCTACGAGTCTGCACAATTCTTATATTTGCTGGTTTCCGCAAGTCTATTCTCTAAATATCCAAAAGAAACACGTTTGGATTATGTAAAACGTTTCTACGATGCCACATCGACTTTCAAAATTTCCTTACCTACACCAATTATGGCGGGTGTGCGTACACCAACTCGTCAGTTCAGCTCTTGCGTATTAATTGAATGTGATGACAGTTTAGATTCAATCAATGCAACAGCATCAGCTATTGTAAAATATGTTTCACAACGTGCAGGGATTGGTATTAATGCAGGGGCTATTCGTGCATTAGGTAGCGAAATTCGTGGTGGAGAAGCATTCCATACAGGTTGTATTCCATTCTATAAATATTTCCAAACTGCAGTTAAATCTTGCTCACAAGGTGGCGTTCGTGGCGGTGCTGCAACACTTTATTACCCAATTTGGCACTTAGAAGCAGAAAACTTGCTCGTATTAAAAAATAACCGTGGTGTAGAAGACAACCGTGTTCGTCATATGGATTATGGCGTCCAGTTAAACAAATTAATGTATCAACGTTTAATTAAAGGTGGCGAGATTACTTTATTTAGTCCATCAGATGTACCTGGACTTTATGAAGCATTCTTTGCGGATCAAGATAAATTTGAAGAACTTTACGTAAAATACGAACAAGATCCAACTATCCGTAAGCGTACTGTTAAAGCAGTTGAAATCTTTTCTTTATTAATGCAAGAACGGGCATCAACGGGTCGAATTTACATTCAAAACGTGGATCACTGTAATACCCACTCTCCGTTTGATCCACAAGTTGCACCAGTTCGTCAATCTAACTTATGCTTAGAAATTGCATTACCAACTAAACCGCTTCAGCACATTAACGATGAAAATGGGGAAATTGCACTTTGTACACTTTCCGCTTTTAACTTAGGTAAAATTGAAAACTTAGATGAATTAGAAGAACTTGCGGATCTTGCTGTTCGTTCTCTTGATGCCTTATTAGACTATCAAGATTACCCTGTTGTGGCAGCAAAACGTAGCTCACTTGCACGCCGTTCACTCGGTATTGGGGTCATTAACTATGCGTATTACCTTGCGAAAAATGGTGTTCGCTATTCTGATGGTTCAGCCAACGATTTAACACACCGCACTTTTGAAGCCATTCAATATTATTTATTGAAAGCCTCTATGAACTTAGCAAAAGAGCAAGGTGCGTGTGAATACTTCAATGAAACCACTTATGCAAAAGGCATTTTACCGATTGATACCTATAAGAAAGATTTAGATGCCTTAACACAAGAGCCTCTACATTATGATTGGGAAAGTTTACGTAAAGATATTCAAGAATTTGGTTTACGTAACTCAACATTAACTGCCTTAATGCCATCAGAAACATCATCGCAGATTTCCAATGCGACTAATGGTATTGAGCCACCGCGTGGACACGTAAGTATTAAAGCATCAAAAGATGGTATCTTAAAACAAGTTGTACCTGAATATGAAAATTTAATGGATAACTATGAATTACTTTGGGATATTCCAAGTAATGACGGCTACTTACACTTAGTCGGTATTATGCAAAAATTCGTGGATCAAGCGATCTCTGCAAACACAAACTATGATCCAAAACGTTTTGAAGACGGCAAAGTACCAATGAAAGTGTTGTTAAAAGATCTTTTAACCGCTTACAAATACGGTTTAAAAACCCTTTACTATCAAAATACCCGCGACGGTGCCGAAGATGTTCAAGAAGATCTTGATGACGGCTGTGCTGGTGGTGCTTGCAAAATTTAA
- the dolP gene encoding division/outer membrane stress-associated lipid-binding lipoprotein: MTLSPLKKLAILLGATIFLQGCVAAVIGGGAVAAKVATDPRTTGTQIDDETLEFKVENAVEKDAQIKAEGRVNAVSYNGRVLLIGQVPNSDVKDTATALAKGVEGVNEVYNELTVSPKISFAQISKDSWLTTQVKSKMFVDGRVKATDVKVISENGEVFLLGNVTQSQANAAADIASKISGVKKVIKVFKYLD, from the coding sequence ATGACATTATCCCCGTTAAAAAAACTCGCTATCCTGCTTGGAGCGACTATTTTTCTACAAGGCTGTGTTGCAGCTGTGATTGGAGGTGGTGCTGTAGCAGCTAAAGTAGCTACCGATCCCCGAACGACAGGGACACAAATTGATGATGAAACCCTCGAATTTAAAGTAGAAAATGCTGTAGAAAAAGATGCCCAAATTAAGGCTGAAGGTCGTGTAAATGCAGTGTCTTACAATGGCCGAGTACTTTTAATAGGTCAAGTTCCTAATAGTGATGTAAAAGACACTGCCACAGCTCTTGCAAAGGGTGTTGAAGGTGTCAATGAAGTTTATAATGAACTAACTGTTAGCCCAAAAATCTCTTTTGCACAAATCAGTAAAGATAGTTGGCTCACAACGCAAGTCAAATCTAAGATGTTCGTTGATGGTCGAGTTAAAGCCACAGATGTCAAAGTGATTAGTGAAAATGGAGAAGTATTTTTACTGGGTAACGTCACACAATCTCAAGCCAATGCGGCAGCCGACATTGCCAGCAAAATCAGCGGCGTGAAAAAAGTAATTAAAGTATTCAAATACCTAGACTAA
- a CDS encoding D-sedoheptulose-7-phosphate isomerase has product MLQKVKDIYSESIQIQIAASSMLSENITNATQMVMQCLLGGNKVIACGVSRSYANAQFLVSNLLNRYDLVRPSFPSVLLSLESAVGSSLVFEQPPEELYCHQFNAIAKSGDLLIAFAPLGTEKIVLNIISHAVSKEVNVIVLTGSNNDAIQGILADKDLEISIPATKESRILENHLFVINALCELVDQTLFPSA; this is encoded by the coding sequence ATGTTACAAAAAGTAAAAGATATTTATAGCGAAAGTATTCAAATTCAAATTGCAGCATCTAGCATGCTTTCTGAAAATATTACCAATGCCACACAAATGGTAATGCAATGTTTATTAGGCGGTAATAAGGTTATCGCCTGTGGCGTGTCGCGTTCTTATGCCAATGCACAGTTTCTCGTCTCAAACTTACTTAATCGATATGATTTAGTTAGACCAAGCTTCCCGTCTGTGTTATTGAGCTTAGAAAGTGCAGTGGGTTCTTCACTTGTTTTTGAACAACCGCCTGAAGAATTGTATTGTCATCAATTTAATGCCATTGCAAAATCGGGCGACTTACTTATTGCTTTTGCACCTTTGGGGACAGAAAAAATCGTGCTAAATATTATTTCTCATGCTGTCAGCAAAGAAGTTAATGTTATTGTGCTAACTGGCTCTAACAACGATGCCATTCAAGGAATTTTAGCAGATAAGGATCTAGAAATATCAATCCCAGCCACCAAAGAAAGTCGTATCTTAGAGAACCATCTTTTTGTGATTAATGCACTTTGTGAATTGGTTGATCAGACTTTATTCCCAAGTGCTTGA
- a CDS encoding YraN family protein: MFSLKRQQGASFEHQARLFLESKGLTFIAANQNFKCGELDLIMNDKETIVFVEVRQRSHSAYGSAIESVDWRKQQKWLDAANLWLAKQNMSLEDANCRFDLIAFGKTPQDIQWIPNFLD, encoded by the coding sequence ATGTTTTCTTTAAAACGTCAGCAAGGGGCGAGCTTTGAGCATCAAGCTCGCCTTTTTTTAGAATCAAAAGGCTTAACATTTATTGCGGCTAATCAAAATTTCAAATGTGGTGAACTTGATCTAATAATGAATGACAAAGAAACTATCGTCTTTGTTGAAGTTCGCCAACGAAGTCATTCCGCCTATGGTTCTGCTATAGAAAGCGTAGATTGGCGAAAACAACAAAAATGGTTAGATGCCGCAAATTTATGGCTTGCAAAACAAAATATGAGCTTAGAAGATGCTAATTGCCGCTTTGATTTAATCGCTTTTGGCAAAACACCTCAAGATATTCAATGGATTCCTAATTTTCTCGATTAA
- a CDS encoding penicillin-binding protein activator produces MSILLQGERFKKRLMPILLSMALAGCSNLLGSNFTQTLQKDANASSEFYINKLGQTQELEDQQTYKLLAARVLIRENKVEQSAALLRELGELNDAQKLDRALIEARISAAKNANEVAQNQLRALDLNKLSPSQKSRYYETLAIVAENRKDMIEAVKARIEMDKNLTDVQRRQDNIDKTWALLRSANTGVINNASDEGNAALGGWLTLIKAYNDYIRQPVQLSQALQSWKNAYPNHAAATLFPKELLTLLNFQQTNVSQIGLLLPLSGDGQILGTTIQSGFNDAKGNSTIPVQVFDTSMNSVQDIIAQAKQAGIKTLVGPLLKQNLDVILADPAQIQGMDVLALNATPHSRAIPQLCYYGLSPEDEAESAANKMWNDGVRNPLVAMPQNDLGQRVGNAFNVRWQQLAGTDANIRYYNLPADVTYFVQENNSNTTALYAVASPTELAEMKGYLTNIVPNLAIYASSRASASATNTNTDFIAQMNGVQFSDIPFFKDTNSPQYQKLAKSTGGEYQLMRLYAMGADAWLLINQFNELRQVPGYRLSGLTGILSADTNCNVERDMTWYQYQDGAIVPVAN; encoded by the coding sequence ATGTCTATTCTATTACAAGGCGAACGTTTTAAAAAACGTTTAATGCCAATTTTATTGTCAATGGCTTTAGCTGGCTGTTCAAATCTACTTGGTAGCAATTTCACGCAAACCTTACAAAAAGATGCAAATGCAAGTTCTGAATTTTATATAAACAAATTAGGGCAAACGCAAGAACTTGAAGATCAACAAACCTATAAATTGCTCGCGGCTCGAGTGTTAATCCGTGAAAATAAGGTTGAACAATCGGCAGCGTTATTGAGGGAATTAGGCGAATTAAATGATGCGCAAAAATTAGATCGTGCATTAATTGAAGCGAGAATTTCTGCCGCAAAAAATGCCAATGAAGTCGCACAAAATCAATTACGTGCATTGGATTTAAATAAACTAAGCCCGTCACAAAAATCTCGTTATTACGAAACCTTAGCTATTGTTGCCGAAAACCGTAAAGACATGATTGAAGCGGTAAAAGCGCGGATAGAAATGGATAAGAATTTAACAGATGTACAACGTCGTCAAGATAATATTGATAAAACTTGGGCTTTATTGCGTTCAGCGAATACTGGCGTTATTAATAATGCCTCTGATGAAGGTAATGCAGCTTTAGGCGGTTGGCTAACATTAATCAAAGCCTACAACGATTATATTCGTCAGCCTGTACAATTAAGCCAAGCCTTACAAAGTTGGAAAAATGCTTATCCAAATCATGCAGCCGCAACGTTGTTCCCAAAAGAATTGCTTACATTGCTTAATTTCCAACAAACGAATGTGTCACAAATTGGTTTACTCTTGCCATTAAGTGGAGATGGACAAATTCTTGGTACAACCATTCAATCGGGTTTTAACGACGCGAAAGGTAACTCAACCATTCCAGTGCAAGTGTTTGATACCTCAATGAATTCTGTCCAAGATATCATTGCGCAAGCAAAACAAGCGGGGATTAAAACCTTAGTCGGCCCATTACTAAAACAAAATCTTGATGTGATTTTAGCGGATCCTGCTCAAATTCAAGGTATGGATGTGCTTGCATTAAATGCCACACCACATTCTCGTGCGATTCCTCAACTTTGTTATTACGGACTTTCTCCAGAAGATGAAGCTGAATCTGCCGCCAATAAAATGTGGAACGATGGCGTGCGTAATCCACTTGTCGCAATGCCGCAAAATGATTTAGGACAACGCGTAGGCAATGCCTTTAATGTACGTTGGCAGCAATTAGCAGGTACTGATGCGAATATCCGTTACTACAATTTGCCTGCGGATGTGACCTATTTCGTTCAAGAAAATAACTCAAATACAACCGCACTTTATGCCGTAGCAAGTCCAACTGAACTGGCAGAAATGAAAGGTTATTTAACAAATATCGTACCTAATTTAGCGATTTATGCCAGTTCTCGAGCAAGCGCAAGTGCGACAAACACTAATACCGACTTCATCGCACAGATGAACGGTGTACAGTTTAGTGATATTCCATTTTTTAAAGATACCAATTCTCCACAATATCAGAAGTTAGCAAAATCCACGGGGGGTGAATATCAATTGATGCGTTTATATGCAATGGGTGCAGATGCGTGGTTGCTCATTAATCAATTTAATGAATTACGCCAAGTGCCAGGCTATCGCTTGAGTGGCTTAACAGGGATTTTAAGTGCTGATACCAACTGTAATGTTGAACGCGATATGACTTGGTATCAATATCAAGATGGTGCAATTGTACCAGTTGCAAACTAA
- the rsmI gene encoding 16S rRNA (cytidine(1402)-2'-O)-methyltransferase, giving the protein MTDLTGILYIVATPIGNLQDITQRALETFAQVDLIAAEDTRHSGLLLIHYGIKKPFFALHDHNEQEKAHILVEKLKQGSNIALISDAGTPLISDPGFHLVRQCREAGIRVVPLPGACAAITALCASGIASDRFCFEGFLPAKSKARKDKLENIAEEDRTLIFYESTHRILDTLEDMQAVLGEGRYIVLAREMTKTWETITGNTIKNLREWLLEDPNRTKGEMVLIVEGKPKSDNNDEISPQAVKALELIAEELPLKKAAAIVAELYGYKKNALYQFGLAHLEK; this is encoded by the coding sequence ATGACTGATTTAACCGGAATTTTATACATTGTTGCCACGCCCATTGGCAATTTACAAGATATTACCCAACGTGCTTTAGAGACTTTTGCTCAAGTGGATTTAATTGCAGCAGAAGATACTCGCCATAGTGGACTTTTATTGATCCATTACGGCATTAAGAAGCCATTTTTTGCTTTGCACGATCATAACGAACAAGAAAAAGCGCATATTTTGGTGGAAAAGCTCAAGCAGGGGAGTAATATTGCCTTGATTTCTGATGCGGGGACGCCATTAATCAGTGACCCTGGTTTTCATTTAGTACGCCAATGCCGTGAAGCTGGCATTCGAGTTGTGCCTTTGCCAGGAGCTTGTGCGGCAATTACCGCTCTTTGTGCATCGGGGATTGCTTCTGATAGATTTTGTTTTGAAGGCTTTTTACCTGCGAAAAGTAAAGCACGCAAAGATAAATTAGAAAATATCGCAGAAGAAGACCGCACTTTGATTTTTTATGAATCCACTCACCGTATTTTAGATACACTAGAAGATATGCAAGCGGTGCTAGGGGAAGGACGCTATATTGTGTTAGCCCGTGAAATGACTAAAACTTGGGAAACGATTACAGGGAATACGATTAAAAATTTACGCGAATGGCTTTTAGAAGATCCCAATCGTACAAAAGGCGAGATGGTTTTGATTGTGGAAGGCAAACCAAAGTCTGACAATAACGATGAAATTTCGCCGCAAGCGGTAAAGGCACTTGAGTTAATTGCAGAAGAATTGCCACTTAAAAAAGCAGCAGCTATAGTTGCTGAGTTGTATGGTTATAAGAAGAATGCTTTGTATCAATTTGGATTAGCGCATTTGGAAAAATAA
- the tldD gene encoding metalloprotease TldD: protein MLNQVSNTLLTPSNLSTQTLLNIFDIMSHRNIDYADLYFQLSQDESWVLEDGIIKEGGFHIDRGVGVRAVSGEKTGFAYADQINLASLQQCAEAVKGIAQVKQGNLISLSAFNVVNPIARYAAINPLESLTKEKKIELLHLVDRTARAEDHRVTKVSASLSSVYEEVLIMATDGTLAADIRPLVRLSISVLVEENGKRERGSCGSGGRFGLDWFFEVVDGDIRAVLFAKEAVRQALVNLSAVAAPAGLMPVVLGAGWPGVLLHEAVGHGLEGDFNRKESSLFTGKIGEQVTSPLCTIVDDGTIENRRGSLTIDDEGVPSQCNVLIKDGILQGYMQDKMNARLMGVAPTGNGRRESYAHLPMPRMTNTYMLAGQSQFDDLIASVKQGIYAPHFGGGQVDITSGKFVFSTSEAYLIEKGKITKPVKGATLIGSGIEVMQKISMVADKSELDLGIGVCGKEGQSVPVGVGQPALKIDEITVGGTN from the coding sequence ATGTTAAACCAAGTTTCAAATACATTACTGACACCAAGTAATCTTTCAACTCAAACATTACTCAATATTTTTGACATTATGTCGCATCGCAATATTGATTATGCCGATCTGTATTTTCAACTTAGCCAAGATGAAAGTTGGGTATTAGAAGACGGCATTATAAAAGAAGGCGGTTTTCATATTGATCGTGGCGTTGGTGTGCGGGCTGTTTCTGGTGAGAAAACGGGGTTTGCTTATGCGGATCAAATTAATCTTGCTTCTTTGCAGCAATGTGCGGAGGCGGTAAAGGGAATTGCACAAGTCAAACAGGGGAATTTGATTTCGCTATCCGCTTTTAATGTTGTAAATCCTATTGCTCGTTATGCGGCGATTAATCCTTTGGAAAGTTTGACTAAAGAGAAAAAAATTGAGCTATTACATTTGGTTGATCGTACAGCACGCGCAGAAGATCATCGTGTAACCAAGGTTTCAGCAAGCCTCAGTTCTGTTTATGAAGAAGTATTAATTATGGCGACAGATGGCACATTAGCCGCAGATATTCGTCCTTTAGTTCGCTTATCTATTTCTGTGTTAGTAGAGGAAAATGGAAAACGTGAACGAGGAAGTTGTGGTTCTGGTGGGCGTTTCGGTTTAGATTGGTTCTTTGAAGTTGTTGATGGCGATATTAGAGCAGTACTTTTTGCTAAAGAAGCGGTTCGTCAAGCCTTAGTAAACCTTAGTGCAGTTGCAGCACCCGCAGGATTGATGCCTGTTGTGTTAGGTGCGGGTTGGCCGGGCGTATTGCTACACGAAGCGGTAGGTCACGGTTTAGAAGGCGATTTTAACCGTAAAGAAAGTTCACTTTTTACAGGCAAGATTGGTGAGCAAGTGACTTCACCGTTATGTACGATTGTGGATGATGGCACGATTGAAAATCGTCGAGGTTCACTAACTATTGATGATGAAGGTGTGCCAAGCCAGTGCAATGTACTCATCAAAGACGGGATTTTGCAAGGTTACATGCAAGATAAAATGAATGCCCGTTTGATGGGCGTTGCTCCAACGGGAAATGGACGACGTGAGTCTTATGCCCATTTACCAATGCCTAGAATGACTAACACCTATATGCTTGCTGGACAAAGTCAGTTTGATGATTTGATTGCTTCTGTAAAACAGGGGATTTATGCACCGCACTTTGGTGGAGGGCAAGTGGATATTACCTCTGGTAAATTTGTATTTTCTACTTCAGAAGCCTATTTAATTGAAAAAGGAAAAATCACGAAACCAGTTAAGGGCGCAACTTTAATTGGCAGTGGCATTGAAGTGATGCAAAAGATTTCTATGGTTGCAGATAAATCAGAACTTGATTTAGGTATCGGGGTTTGTGGTAAAGAGGGGCAAAGTGTACCTGTTGGCGTAGGACAGCCAGCACTAAAAATTGATGAAATTACTGTTGGTGGAACAAATTAA
- a CDS encoding NlpC/P60 family protein, giving the protein MLKRILVIIGLAVLATACSNAPRTVSHQVISENDDIQLTGLINNLEKDNRTGIFHKVRTNRSSALMGDKALASVYNEWVGTRYRMGGTTKRGIDCSAFMQTTFSEVFGIELPRSTAEQRHLGRKINKSELKKGDLVFFRKNNHVGVYIGNNQFMHASTGQGVTISSLDEKYWARTYTQSRRIM; this is encoded by the coding sequence ATGTTGAAAAGAATTTTAGTTATTATTGGTTTAGCTGTATTAGCAACCGCTTGTTCTAATGCACCACGAACGGTAAGTCATCAGGTTATTTCAGAAAATGATGATATTCAATTAACTGGTTTAATTAATAATTTAGAAAAAGATAATCGAACAGGCATTTTTCACAAAGTGAGAACAAACCGTTCCTCTGCTTTGATGGGCGATAAGGCTCTAGCCAGTGTTTATAATGAATGGGTTGGCACTCGCTATCGTATGGGCGGTACGACTAAACGTGGTATTGATTGTTCAGCATTTATGCAAACTACTTTTTCTGAAGTTTTTGGTATTGAATTGCCTCGTTCTACGGCTGAACAGCGTCATTTAGGTAGAAAAATTAATAAATCAGAACTTAAAAAAGGCGATTTAGTTTTCTTCCGTAAAAATAATCACGTTGGTGTTTATATTGGTAATAACCAATTTATGCACGCAAGTACAGGGCAAGGCGTGACAATAAGTTCCCTTGATGAAAAATATTGGGCTAGAACCTACACTCAATCGCGTCGTATTATGTAA
- a CDS encoding type I restriction endonuclease subunit R, EcoR124 family yields MSNAKSVETFKDKEKYYLTNETFTEIQPIDMPNERNIQNYHSTYNNIRDWLGYQKAGEEKAKSTIN; encoded by the coding sequence ATCAGCAATGCAAAATCCGTTGAAACCTTTAAAGATAAAGAAAAATATTATTTAACAAACGAAACTTTTACTGAAATACAACCTATTGATATGCCAAACGAACGTAATATTCAAAATTATCACTCGACTTACAACAACATTCGGGATTGGCTTGGTTATCAAAAAGCTGGCGAGGAAAAAGCAAAGTCGACCATCAATTAG